In one Apostichopus japonicus isolate 1M-3 chromosome 18, ASM3797524v1, whole genome shotgun sequence genomic region, the following are encoded:
- the LOC139959004 gene encoding uncharacterized protein, translating to MDQYGDGTIEQFITRGQINRLFAEMPSDRGQQPGTVAAYISAYLKFLKWLLLETKIAPVHFQEASNCLSGIKTSVYKQRKQREGRLEAEADELLIDSQDIDTFNRSQYKKNLRQKLRRTDRQGKIDQQTHDDIRNYLMLEVVLANRQRASAVANMTVENQIRARKQRNSEGEDMWTMLVSDHKTVTTYGAATLALNTELFTDLTFYIEEIRGRMPPNQWETVFGPMWLVYWSGEPIQSKRVTRLISSSWLNAGLKSQISTTLLRKTIVSKCFEEQPSALKTLASHMTHTEKVQQKYYLVSQKRQNAVETAGVIRSVTEKSKTPTVGLKQPERYLKGATLAKTDKNEDKESTTSDGTASTSSQMWSGIRHRKRQNPTEWTDSDDFLLRLTFDDFFANKTTPTTDQVQQKLDRHQTTKAAFLKKLTLEQIRQKLTYKINKLIKRT from the exons ATGGACCAGTACGGCGACGGCACCATCGAACAGTTCATTACAAGAGGTCAAATTAACCGCCTGTTCGCTGAAATGCCAAGCGATCGGGGGCAACAACCGGGGACCGTCGCCGCTTACATCTCGGCATATTTAAAATTTCTCAAGTGGCTGTTACTTGAGACGAAGATTGCGCCTGTACATTTCCAAGAGGCAAGTAATTGCCTCTCTGGGATAAAGACCTCAGTCTACAAACAGCGTAAGCAGAGAGAGGGGAGATTAGAGGCCGAGGCAGACGAGCTGCTCATAGACAGCCAAGATATCGAC ACATTCAATCGCtcacaatacaaaaaaaatctgAGGCAAAAATTGAGAAGGACCGACAGACAGGGCAAAATAGACCAGCAGACGCACGATGACATAAGAAACTACCTGATGCTTGAGGTGGTACTAGCAAACAGGCAAAGGGCATCGGCAGTAGCTAACATGACGGTGGAGAATCAGATCAGGGCTAGGAAGCAAAGAAACTCAGAAGGAGAGGATATGTGGACGATGCTGGTCTCCGACCACAAGACGGTGACTACCTACGGCGCCGCAACCCTAGCATTGAACACAGAGCTGTTTACCGACCTCACCTTTTACATCGAAGAGATAAG AGGAAGAATGCCCCCAAATCAGTGGGAGACGGTCTTCGGGCCAATGTGGCTGGTCTACTGGTCAGGAGAGCCGATACAGTCCAAGAGAGTTACTCGTCTCATTAGCTCATCCTGGCTTAACGCCGGACTGAAGAGTCAAATTTCCACTACATTATTGCGGAAAACTATAGTGTCTAAG tgCTTCGAAGAACAACCGTCAGCACTGAAAACTCTGGCCAGCCACATGACGCATACTGAAAAGGTACAGCAAAAATATTACCTGGTCAgtcaaaaaagacaaaatgctGTAGAAACTGCTGGGGTGATCAGGAGCGTCACTGAGAAG AGCAAGACCCCTACAGTTGGACTTAAGCAACCGGAAAGGTATCTGAAGGGAGCAACTCTGGCAAAAACTGACAAG AACGAGGACAAAGAATCAACGACAAGCGACGGCACTGCGAGTACTTCGAGTCAAATGTGGTCGGGGATCCGACACCGAAAACGACAGAACCCGACAGAATGGACCGACAGCGACGACTTTCTTCTTCGACTGACTTTTGACGACTTTTTTGCAAACAAAACCACACCGACGACCGACCAAGTACAACAGAAATTGGACCGACACCAGACGACAAAGGCTGCTTTTCTAAAAAAATTAACCCTCGAACAAATAAGGCAGAAATTAACTTACAAAATTAATAAGTTAATTAAACGTACatga